Sequence from the Hyalangium minutum genome:
GCGCCGTGCCCCTGCTCACTCTGCACACGGATCTCTCCGCCCATGGCTTGGACATAGGTGTGGCAGATGGAGAGTCCCAGGCCCATCCCCACACCCACCGGCTTGGTGGTGAAGAAGGGCTCGAAGATGCGTGGCAACACCTCGGGAGAGATGCCCGTGCCGGTATCTCGGACCGACACGACGACCCGGTCTCGTTCGCCTTGGCGCGTAGTGACACGAACCTCGTGGGCCTGGGGTTGGCCCTCAGGAATGGCCTGGGCCGCGTTCATCAGCAGGTTGAGGAACACCTGGCCCAGCCGCTTCTCGTCCACGACCACGGACGGCACCTCCCCGTAGTCCTTCACCACCCGGGCGCGGGGGCGTATCTGGGCGTCTGCGACGGAGAGCACGGAGTCCAGCACCGCGTGGAGATCCACCCGCCCCCGGTGCACGGGGGCCAGGCGCGAGAATGTCCGGAGATCCAGGACGATGCGGCGGACCCGCTCCGCGCCCTGCACCGATTCGCCGAGCGCCTGCTCCACCTCCGCCCATCGCCCACCCGGCCCTTCTTGCCGCGCGGCTTCGCGCACCTCCTCGGTGACAAAGTTCAGGTTGGCGATGATGAAGGCCAGCGGGTTGTTGATCTCGTGCCCCACCCCCGCGGCGAGCGTGCCCACCGCCGCCATCTTCTCCGCAAGGACAAGCCGCTCCCGGGTGGTCTGCAGCTCCTCGATGCGGGCACTCAGGTCGGCGTTGACGGTGGCCAGCTCGACGGTGCGCTCGCTGACGCGGACCTGCAGTTCCTGAGCGCGCAGGCGCAGTTGGCGCAGGCGCAGCCACACCGCGCCTGCCACTCCCAGCACGGCCGCCAGCACGCACACCACGCGGAACAGGATCGTCTGGTGGAAGCGGGGCTGCAGGTAGAACCGCAGCTCCGCCACAGGGGAGCCCAACCCTCCCTCGGTGGACTGCGCCATCACCTGGAACCGGTAATGCCCCGGTGGCAGGTGCGTGTAATAGGCCACACGCCGCGGCCCGGCCTCTGCCGGCTCTACATCCATGCCCTCGAGCTGGTAGCGGAAGTGCAGACTCTGCGGGGCGCGCAGCCCCGGAGACGTGTAGTGAATCTCCACGCTTCCCTCCCCCGGCGAGATGCTGCCCCACGCGGCCGGGGGAATGGCGCGGCCATCCACTCGAAGCTGCTCGATGAGCACTCGCGGCGGAGCCGTGCGCTGCTCTTCCTGGGTCAAGTCATAGGCGACGGCGCCACGAATGGTGGGGAACCACAGCCGGCCATCGCGGGTCCGGGTCCCCGCGGGCCACGTCATCCCATTGCACTCCGCGGAGCGCATCCCATCCTCCGTCCCGTAGACGTAGGACTCCACGCGCTTGAGGCGCGCGTCCGCCACAGCCTCAAGATCCTCCTGGGGCACGCGGAAGATGCCCTTGTTGCAGCTCATCCACAGGTTGCCGCGCCCATCCGGGAGGATCTGGAAGATGCGGTTGTCGAAGAGCCCCTCGGTGCGTGTCAGCCGCCTCAGGCGCCCCTCCTTCCAGCGGTAGAGGCCTTCCATGGTGCCGATCCAGAGCGTGCCCAAGGCATCCTCATGCATCGCCAGGATCTTTCCGCGCAGCGGGCCATTCTCGGGGATCTGCAAGACGGCCTTGCCCGCCTGGAGGTAGGCGAGCCCTCCGCCGAACGTCGCCACCCAGACGCCCCCCGCGGCGCTCCCGTGCAGGAAGGCGATGATCTCGCCTGGAAGTCCGCCCTCCGGCAGGAACGGCTCGAAGCGCTCGCCGTTCCATCGGACGAGCCCCTTGTCCGTACCGGCCCAGAGTGTGCCCTGTGAGTCCTCGTGCAGGGCTCGCACGCGCCCCGGCAGGGCCCCCTGGCTCAGGCTGAAGACGGTGAACTTGCCCGAGTGCCACCGGCTGATGCCCTGCGGCGAGCCAAACCAGAGGCTGCCATCGCTCCCCTCGGCGATGAGACTGACCCAATCCTGGAGGAGCCCCGCGCGTGTGGTCCACGTGGTCATCTGCCCGTCCTGGAAGCGGGTAACGCCCCCGCCCCAGGTGGCGAACCAGAGACCTCCGTCACGCGCCTCGTGGATGGCCGTCACCATCTCGTGCGCCAGGCCCTCCGGAGGGCCGTAGGGGGTGAAGGGCGCATCCTTGAGCCGATGGAGCCCTCGGCCTTCCGTGCCAATCCACAGGTTGCCCTCGGTGTCCTCGAGCAGATCCATCACCAGGCTGTTGGCCAGCGCATGCGACGCATCCGGCTGCGAGCTTTGGCCGCGCGCGAGCCGCAGGGGGCCGCGTCCCTGGCTCCCAACCCAGAGGGTGCCCGCCCGATCCACCAGAAGGGAGGAGACAGGTGCGCCCGGCAGGCTCGCCTCGGGCACCCGCCGCAGAGTGCCCTCCTGGAGCTGGTACACGTCGCCCTCCTCGGTGCCCACCCACAGCGCTCCGTCCGGGCCAAAGGCCACCGAGCGAACCGCCACCGCCGGCTTGCCCTCGACGGGGAATGGCGGCGTCCACATCTTTCCGTCCCACCGCTGCAGTCCTGCGGCGCTGCCCGCCCAGATGGCCCCCTGAGAGTCCTCGGCGAGCGCCCTCACGGTCTCGTGGGCAAGCCCGTCACGGGCCGTCCAGCTCCGCAGGTGGTCGCCGGAGAGCTGTAACAGCTCGCGCAGCTCGGTGGCGATCCAGAGGCTCCCATCGCTGGCGGCCAGCAGGTCGACGAAGCCGCGGAGGGGCGACCCCGGCGCCGGGGAGACGGCGGAGAAGACGCCCTGCTTCATGCGGGTCAGCCCTCTCTCCGTACCGATCCAGAGCGTCCCGTCCTGGCTGAGCGCGAGGCGGCGGACGGTAGGGTCCGCGAGTTCGGGTGTGTTCGTCTCGTCAAAGACGGTGAAGCGCACCCCGTCGAAGCGGACCAGTCCTTCCAGGGTGCCCACCCAGAGGTAGCCGTCGGGCGTCTGCGCAAGCGACAGGACGCTGTTCTGCGGCAGCCCGTGCTCCGCCTGCCAGGATCGGTGGGGAAACTGGAGCAGCGTCTTGTTCGCATCCAGGGCCCAGGCGCTCCCGCTGCTTCCCATAAGGGCCACGAGCACGCCCAGCGCCAGCACACGCGCGGAACCTCCGCAGGGTTTTCTTCCTCCCATTGGGAGGCGTACCTACCATGGTCAGCCCTGAAATGAAGAGCCTTTCCCAACCTGCTCGGTTGTCTGACAAGTCATCGTCAGGTGCCCTCGGCGGCTCGGGCTCCACGCTGCGGCTTCATACTTCCTGGCTCCATGTAGGGAACAAATGCTGCACAACCCACAGCGTAGTGGGGAGCCGCATGGCCGGTGGAGAGGCCGTGCAGCTCCCCGCGCAGTCACGGGCTCAGCCGCAGCGACGGCGGGGCCACAGGAGCAGCAGGGCCGCCAGCGCGCCCCAGGCGAGGCCCATTCCCCCACCCCCCGCCGAGCAACCGATTCCCGCCATCTTCCCCTGGTCCTGTCCGTTGAGGCTCCAGTGAGCGGTTGAATCGTCGTCACAGTCCGTGGCGCCGTCATACGTCACCACCACGGTGTTCTTGCCCGCCTTGAGCGTCGTCGAGCCCGAGAGCGACTCGTTCAGACACGCCTCCGTGTCGAGGACCTGATCCACCGTGGAGACCTCCACCTTGCCGATGCTGGCCGAGCCGATCCTTCCCTTGCCGTTCCACTTCTGGCCGTCGCCCATCGGCTCGAACGAGCCTTCGTAGTCGATGAGCATCGTGTTGCTCTTGAGAGTGCAGTCATCCTCGTTGACGCTGCCCAGCTCCATGCGGAAGTTGATGTCGAAGGTCGGCTTGGAGGTGCTCTGGGTGCCCTCTCCTTTGATCTCGCCGTCGACCTTGAGCGAGCTGGACGCGGTCTGTCCACCCCCACAGGTCTTGGGGCTCCCGTAGCCGAAGCCCTCATAGCGGATCAGCCCCACCGTGGACGTCTCCTGGTTGAACGACTCGGTGACCGCGGTGCCGAACCACGTCTTGCCGCTCTTGTCGGTGCAGCCACCTTTGTAGGTCTTTTTCGAGCCCTCGGTGATCACCTCGGGACAGTTGATCGCGTTCTCTCCCTGCTGCGACAGGTCGGCCGCGATCATGGGCGTCATGGAGAAGAAGAAGATGGTGACCGCACTGGCGCTTCCGGACCACTGCTTGACGTCATCGCCGCTCTCCAGCTTCGCCTCCTTGTAGCTGTCGAGTTCTTCCGCGGCGCCGCCGTCGCCTCCACAGCCCGTCAGGGACAGAGCAACGAGGGAAGTGAGAAGGGGTACAAGCCTGCTTGCTGACATGGGGGCTCCTTGAGCGCACTGGGGGTCCTTCCTGCTCGATTGCGCGGAGCAGGAGCGGTTGGATCGGGAGCGTGCGCGACGATGGGGAATGAAGCGCATGCTCAAGGCTCCTGGGAGGTTGGCGGGCGCAATACCGGCCCCAGAGCGTGGTAGCACTTACCCTGGTAGTCGTAGAGTGTGTCACCGCATGGAGGGCGCTCATCTTCAAGCGGACCCAACCAACAACCTCCGTTGATCTCCTTCTCGCCGCGCAGGCAAGGTGGCGTGCGCTGCCCAGGGAGCGGGGTTTTCGGCATCGGTCGGCCGAAAGCAAGAAAAGAGGGGGGTACTGCTCCAGACACGTCCTGCACACTGGCCAGAGCCTCCTCAGCCACTCCAGCATCCGGTGTCAGCTCGCGCGCTACCTCCTCCGGTGCTGCGAGCCAGGGAGTGGGGGACAGCGCGGGCTGAACCTGGGGCGTCGGAAGGGTGATGAGCAAGGCGGCAAGGGCCACCACCACCCCAGTTCCCAGCGCGGAAGCAGCGGCCTGCGTGAGCCAGGGGGGCAAGCCTTGCCGACGGCGGCAGTCCCCGTGCGTCGAGGAACTGCGCGAGGACGGAGGGTGCCGAGAGGGTTCGGTGCCGGAGCTCCCACTGGCAGGCACATCATTCTGTCCATCCGAGGAAGGAGGACCGCTCTCTGTCTGAAGCGCACTGGCAGTGGAGCGGATGTGTTGGTCCAGCCCCTCCCCATTGGACTCCACCAGCACGGTGCACTCTCGAACGAGCTGTTCCGCGGTGCCCCTGTCTTTCGGCACATCCGATAGCAGCCTGAGGATAATCTTCTCAAGTTCCACACACACCGTGGCCCGCTGAGTGGGCGGAGGCACCTCGCGCTCGATGACGCCAGCTCCATCCGTGCAGGGAGGGGGGTAAGCGCCCGTCACGAGCCGATAGAGGGTGACACCTAGGGCATACAGGTCATCCGAGGGATGGGACTTCCACCGTGCCTCCGTGTCCATCCGGAAGCGATACACGAAGTCTCGCTGCTCTGGTGGCCGGTACGCGCTGGTTCCCGGGGGCGCTGGTGAGTCCGTGAGGGCGCGCCCGTCTGCCTTCCAACAGCTCCCCCAGTCGAGGAGCACGGCGCGGCCTTCGGAGGTGACACGAATGTTGTCGCCTTTCACGTCCCGATGGATGACTCCGCGGGCGTGAGCGGATGCCAGGGCGCCTGCGAGCTGCACCAGCACCCGGAGCACATCCCGGCTGGTGCGCGGCTGCACCTTCAGCCACTCGTAGAGGCGCAAGCCCTGCACCAGCTCCATCACCACGTAGGGATAGAGGCAGGACTTCGACCCTGTCCACAGTCCTCGGTCCTCGAAGCGAGGCATGCTTGGGGGCCCACCCTCCTCCAGCACCTCCGACTCGCGCTCGAAGCGCGCGTCCCATGGGCTCTTGGCCATTTTGAGCGCCACGGGGGGGGATTCCGGGTGGCCGGCGCGGCAGGCCCGGAACACCACTCCGAAGGTTCCGGAGTCCAGGCGCTCGAGGATCAGCCAGGCTCCCACAATGGAGCCGTGCACGGGGGGATGAGGGTCTGCGGCTGTCACGTCATCATCACTCATGAAGTTCTCTCCGAAGAAGGTAGGGAGCCGGGGAGCACCCTACCTCATCGGTAGCCAGCCAGGCACCCGCCCCCTTGGGTAGCGGACAGGACAAGCCCCGAGGCAAGCACGCCCAGGGCCAGCTTTGGCTTGCTTAGGATCAACTGAGGGCTGGCAGGGTTGCAGAGGGTGTCGCGGCTCCGCGCACGGTCAGGGGTGCCAGCCCCCCTCGAGTTGCGGTAGTTCTCGTGAAGCTGTTCCAACGAGGTCGCACCTGAGCTGGGAGAACATCACGTGACGTTTCAACGGGAAGAGGTGGCATCGAGCAAGGGCTGGCGGTGGGGAGTGGTCCTGCTGGCGGCGGTGGCCGGGTGTGCTGGGGAGAAGAAGGAGGTTCCGTCCCCCGAGCAGGAGGCGCTGCGGGCCGCCGAGCAGGCCTCTCTGCAGCTGTCGCCGCCTGCCGGGTGTACAGAGATCACTCTGGGCGAGCTTCAGAATGGCACCGAGCTGACGCCGGTGCTGTATGGGTCACAGCCGACGTATCGCGGAGAGTTCTCGAGCTTCGGAGACCCTGCGGTCGCGGACGCCGCGCGCATCCGGCTCGACGTGAACACGGCTCCCGGGCTCCATGAGCTGGCGGCGGGCGGCACCAACCTGTTCCAGTGCGAGCAGTGCGTGTGGGGCTACCAGGATCTGGGTTCACCGGCGCAGAAGATGTTCGTCGCCGAGTCGGGACAGCTCCTGCTGGCGCGCAAGGTCTCGCCACAGCAGACCCTCGGTGCGCTCTCCAACGTGGTCCTGCGCGAGTCGGTGAACGCGCCGCCGACCGGTGTTCCGTACGCCGGAAGCGCTCCGGTGCCGGGCGGTGAGTGCCGTTGGATCCGCTTCGCGACGTGGAACACGATTCGCCCGGGTGGCTGTGATCCCCGCGACAGCTCGGTGACCGCGAACTTCCTGCGCCGCACCTGCGTCGCCGACGATGCTGCGGCCACCGATGGCACGATGGAGTGGTCGCTGGGTGCGAAGAAGCAGGGTGAGGCATGCCAGTACACGCCAGCGGCGAGCACGAGCGAGCTCGCGTCGACGGACTGCGCGCAGGGCTACGCCTGCTCCGGCGCCTACACCGACGAGCGCCAGTGCCTCGTCACGTGTGACTTCATGGCGGCGGATCCGGGCTGCCCGACCGGCACCGTGTGCGGCGTCTACGGCCTGTGCATCGAGCAGGCGGTCATGGAGCCCATCGGCTACCTCTTCGAGCCAGCGCTCATCGGCGAGTCCTGCAGTGTTGGCTTCGCCGAGTTCTGCGGAGTCGAAGGCGCGCGAGGCCTGTGTGCCGACGTGACAAGGTCGGGCACTGGTACCTGCTATCCCTACAAGCGCGCGCGCTCGGAGTGCGGTGCGGGCGAGGAGCTTGGCTACATCTCCTACCCGCTCCCCGGCGGGGGGAGCGATCGGACCTACGGGTTCTGCTATCCCGACGGCCGCTGAAGCGGCAGCACGCGGTGCATCCTCCGCATTCCTCACCTTCACGGCGGCGGTGCGGCCCGGATAACCGGGCCTACGTCATCGCGTTCGGCTGCGTAGCTACCCAAGGCAAGGCCTGATACAGGGACGCGAGCCCATCGGCTCGGAGCCGCGTGCCTCGCGGCCTACTTGGGAGGGACTCTCGCCGTCACCGAGCTGGGGAACTTCCCAGTCCCGGTGTTGGGAGCCGGCGCGGGGCCTGTGCTTGGCTGGTATTCCTCGCTCTGCATCCTCCAAGTCTTCGCTCGAACGGAGTGAGGATTGCAAAGGGGGCACGCATGATCAGGGCTCCCCCGAAGTGGGCGTCTTGGGACCGGTGAAGGAAGCGAAGTAGCAGCCGCCTTCGTATTCGAACATCTTGTCGCCACAGGGCGGCACTTCTTCCCGGAGAGGGCCAACCCAGCAGGCCCCGTTGATCTCCTTTTCACCGCGCTCACAGGGCGGGCGGCGCTGATCCGGGTAGGGCTTCGAGGGCATCGGCCGCCCGAGGGACAGGAGCCACGGCCCCACTCGTCGCTCCACTTCCTGCACGCGGGCCAGAGCCTCCTCACCCACCCCTGCATCCGGCGTCAGCTCGCGCGCTACCTCCTCCGGTGTGGCGAGCCAGGGCGTGGGGGACAGCGCGGGCTGAACCTGGGGCGTGGGGAGGGTGATGAGCAGGGCAGCAAGGGCCACCACCACCCCAGCGCCCAGCGCGGAAGCGCCGGCCTGCATGAGCCAAGGGGGCAAGCCTTGCCGACGGCTGCAGTCACTCAGCGTCGAGGAGCTGCGCGAAGACGGAGGGGGCCGAGAGGATTCGGTGTCGGAGCTCTCACTGGCAGGCGCATCATTCTGTCCATCCGAGGAAGGCGGGCCGCTCTCCGTCGGAAGCGCACTGACAGTGGAGCGGATGTGTTGGTCCAGCCCCTCTCCATCAGACTGCACCAGCACGGTGCACTCTCGAACGAGCTGTTCCGCGGTGCCCCTGTCTTTCGGCACATCCGATATCAGCCTGAGGATGATCGTCTCGAATTCCACGCACACCGTGGCCCGCTGAGTGGGCGGCGGCACCTCGCGCTCGATGAGGCCAGCTCCATCCGTGCAGGGAGGAAGGTAAGCGCCCGTCACGAGTCGATAGAGGGTGACACCTAGGGCATACAGGTCATCCGAGGGACGGGACTTCCACCGCGCCTCCGTGTCCATACGGAAGCGATACACGAAGTCTCGCTGCTCTGGTGGCCGGTACGCGCTGGTTCCCGGGGGCGCCGGTGAGTCCGTGAGGGCGCGCCCGTCTGCCTTCCAACAGCTTCCCCAATCGAGCAGCACAGCACGGCCTTCGGGGGTGACGCGAATGTTGTCGCCTTTCACGTCCCGGTGGATGACTCCGCGGGCGTGGGCGGATGCCAGGGCGCCTGCGAGCTGTACCAGCACCCGGAGCACATCCCGGCTGGTGCGCGGCCGCGCCTGCAGCCACTCGTAGAGGCGCAGGCCCTGCACCAGTTCCATCACCACGTAGGGATAGCGGCGGGACTTCGGCCCTGTCCACAGTCCGCGGTCCTCGAAGCGGGGCATGCTTGGGGGCCCACCCTCCTCCAGCACCTCCGACTCGCGCTCGAAGCGCGCGTCCCATGGGCTCTTGGCCATCTTGAGCGCCACGGGGGGCGAGTCCGGGTGGCCGGCGCGGCAGGCCCGGAACACCACTCCGAAACTTCCCGAGTCCAGGCGCTCGAGGATGAGCCAAGGCCCCACGATGGAGCCATGCACGGGGGGATGAGGGTCTGCGGCTGTCACGTCATCATCACTCATGAAGTTCTCTCCGAAGAAGGTGGGGAGCCGGGGAGCACCCTACCTCATCGGTAGCCAGCCAGGCACCCGCCCCCCTGGGTAGCCGACAGAACAAGCCCCGAGGCAGGCACGCCCAGGGCCAGCTTTGGCTTGCTTAGGATCAACTGAGGGCTGGCAGGGTTGCAGAGGGTGTCGCGGCTCCGCGCACGGTCAGGGGTGCCAGCCCCCCTCGAGTTGCGGTAGTTCTCGTGAAGCTGTTCCAACGAGGTCGCACCTGAGCTGGGAGAACATCACGTGACGTTTCAACGGGAAGAGGTGGCATCGAGCAAGGGCTGGCGGTGGGGAGTGGTCCTGCTGGCGGCGGTGGCCGGGTGTGCTGGGGAGAAGAAGGAGGTTCCGTCCCCCGAGCAGGAGGCGCTGCGGGCCGCCGAGCAGGCCTCTCTGCAGCTGTCGCCGCCTGCCGGGTGTACAGAGATCACTCTGGGCGAGC
This genomic interval carries:
- a CDS encoding MYXO-CTERM sorting domain-containing protein, yielding MSASRLVPLLTSLVALSLTGCGGDGGAAEELDSYKEAKLESGDDVKQWSGSASAVTIFFFSMTPMIAADLSQQGENAINCPEVITEGSKKTYKGGCTDKSGKTWFGTAVTESFNQETSTVGLIRYEGFGYGSPKTCGGGQTASSSLKVDGEIKGEGTQSTSKPTFDINFRMELGSVNEDDCTLKSNTMLIDYEGSFEPMGDGQKWNGKGRIGSASIGKVEVSTVDQVLDTEACLNESLSGSTTLKAGKNTVVVTYDGATDCDDDSTAHWSLNGQDQGKMAGIGCSAGGGGMGLAWGALAALLLLWPRRRCG
- a CDS encoding serine/threonine protein kinase, translated to MSDDDVTAADPHPPVHGSIVGPWLILERLDSGSFGVVFRACRAGHPDSPPVALKMAKSPWDARFERESEVLEEGGPPSMPRFEDRGLWTGPKSRRYPYVVMELVQGLRLYEWLQARPRTSRDVLRVLVQLAGALASAHARGVIHRDVKGDNIRVTPEGRAVLLDWGSCWKADGRALTDSPAPPGTSAYRPPEQRDFVYRFRMDTEARWKSRPSDDLYALGVTLYRLVTGAYLPPCTDGAGLIEREVPPPTQRATVCVEFETIILRLISDVPKDRGTAEQLVRECTVLVQSDGEGLDQHIRSTVSALPTESGPPSSDGQNDAPASESSDTESSRPPPSSRSSSTLSDCSRRQGLPPWLMQAGASALGAGVVVALAALLITLPTPQVQPALSPTPWLATPEEVARELTPDAGVGEEALARVQEVERRVGPWLLSLGRPMPSKPYPDQRRPPCERGEKEINGACWVGPLREEVPPCGDKMFEYEGGCYFASFTGPKTPTSGEP
- a CDS encoding serine/threonine protein kinase, whose amino-acid sequence is MSDDDVTAADPHPPVHGSIVGAWLILERLDSGTFGVVFRACRAGHPESPPVALKMAKSPWDARFERESEVLEEGGPPSMPRFEDRGLWTGSKSCLYPYVVMELVQGLRLYEWLKVQPRTSRDVLRVLVQLAGALASAHARGVIHRDVKGDNIRVTSEGRAVLLDWGSCWKADGRALTDSPAPPGTSAYRPPEQRDFVYRFRMDTEARWKSHPSDDLYALGVTLYRLVTGAYPPPCTDGAGVIEREVPPPTQRATVCVELEKIILRLLSDVPKDRGTAEQLVRECTVLVESNGEGLDQHIRSTASALQTESGPPSSDGQNDVPASGSSGTEPSRHPPSSRSSSTHGDCRRRQGLPPWLTQAAASALGTGVVVALAALLITLPTPQVQPALSPTPWLAAPEEVARELTPDAGVAEEALASVQDVSGAVPPSFLAFGRPMPKTPLPGQRTPPCLRGEKEINGGCWLGPLEDERPPCGDTLYDYQGKCYHALGPVLRPPTSQEP
- a CDS encoding two-component regulator propeller domain-containing protein, encoding MLALGVLVALMGSSGSAWALDANKTLLQFPHRSWQAEHGLPQNSVLSLAQTPDGYLWVGTLEGLVRFDGVRFTVFDETNTPELADPTVRRLALSQDGTLWIGTERGLTRMKQGVFSAVSPAPGSPLRGFVDLLAASDGSLWIATELRELLQLSGDHLRSWTARDGLAHETVRALAEDSQGAIWAGSAAGLQRWDGKMWTPPFPVEGKPAVAVRSVAFGPDGALWVGTEEGDVYQLQEGTLRRVPEASLPGAPVSSLLVDRAGTLWVGSQGRGPLRLARGQSSQPDASHALANSLVMDLLEDTEGNLWIGTEGRGLHRLKDAPFTPYGPPEGLAHEMVTAIHEARDGGLWFATWGGGVTRFQDGQMTTWTTRAGLLQDWVSLIAEGSDGSLWFGSPQGISRWHSGKFTVFSLSQGALPGRVRALHEDSQGTLWAGTDKGLVRWNGERFEPFLPEGGLPGEIIAFLHGSAAGGVWVATFGGGLAYLQAGKAVLQIPENGPLRGKILAMHEDALGTLWIGTMEGLYRWKEGRLRRLTRTEGLFDNRIFQILPDGRGNLWMSCNKGIFRVPQEDLEAVADARLKRVESYVYGTEDGMRSAECNGMTWPAGTRTRDGRLWFPTIRGAVAYDLTQEEQRTAPPRVLIEQLRVDGRAIPPAAWGSISPGEGSVEIHYTSPGLRAPQSLHFRYQLEGMDVEPAEAGPRRVAYYTHLPPGHYRFQVMAQSTEGGLGSPVAELRFYLQPRFHQTILFRVVCVLAAVLGVAGAVWLRLRQLRLRAQELQVRVSERTVELATVNADLSARIEELQTTRERLVLAEKMAAVGTLAAGVGHEINNPLAFIIANLNFVTEEVREAARQEGPGGRWAEVEQALGESVQGAERVRRIVLDLRTFSRLAPVHRGRVDLHAVLDSVLSVADAQIRPRARVVKDYGEVPSVVVDEKRLGQVFLNLLMNAAQAIPEGQPQAHEVRVTTRQGERDRVVVSVRDTGTGISPEVLPRIFEPFFTTKPVGVGMGLGLSICHTYVQAMGGEIRVQSEQGHGATFEVVLPLVQEDASTEPLRRPS